One stretch of Streptomyces sp. R21 DNA includes these proteins:
- a CDS encoding SpoIIE family protein phosphatase yields MNFTRWSARLPGTQRRSAARTEHTVTPDRRGEGSVPAARAEQLTDDPPCVPAVDDLPVREVLDRVPALVALVHGPDHRVAYVNDAYVAAFGARAVGDPAREILPELDELGLLPLLDQVLRSSKPRTVKSRKAPGGRSYTFTCTPVDMPEDSAGGVLIFAADVTDHAEAAERLRASEREQRETAVTLQHSLLPQELEEPDDLRIAATYQPGGTEAAVGGDWYDVITLGGGRTALVIGDVMGRGVRAAAVMGQLRTAVRAYARLDLPPHEVLQLLDGLATEIDANQIATCAYAVHDPNEGRLVYASAGHLPILVRDESGTVIRADEPTGPPLGTGGWIHASGSVPLGPGSTAVLYTDGLVERRDADLDEGIAALATALSGATGTPQVVCDRLVRSAGVTADHDDDVAVLVLQHPARTGPDGELFRNAALELLGGVEAAPRARAFASGVLTSWRFPTELHDLGVLAASELVANSLQHGTPPMRLRLRRTDRRLIIEVTDGDDHLPRRRRAEPADEAGRGIAIVATIASNWGSRRTPGGGKAVWCEFALPRGEG; encoded by the coding sequence GTGAACTTCACGCGCTGGAGCGCCCGGCTCCCCGGAACGCAGCGCCGCTCCGCGGCACGGACCGAGCACACGGTCACCCCGGACCGCCGAGGGGAAGGCTCCGTGCCCGCGGCCCGCGCCGAGCAGCTCACCGACGACCCGCCGTGCGTGCCCGCCGTCGACGACCTGCCCGTCCGCGAGGTCCTCGACCGCGTCCCGGCGCTCGTCGCCCTCGTGCACGGCCCCGACCACCGCGTGGCGTACGTCAACGACGCCTACGTAGCGGCGTTCGGCGCCCGCGCGGTCGGCGACCCCGCCCGCGAGATCCTGCCCGAACTCGACGAACTCGGCCTGCTCCCGCTCCTCGACCAGGTCCTGCGCAGCTCCAAGCCCCGCACGGTCAAGTCCCGCAAGGCCCCCGGCGGCCGCTCCTACACGTTCACCTGCACACCGGTCGACATGCCCGAGGACAGCGCCGGCGGCGTGCTCATCTTCGCCGCCGACGTCACCGACCACGCCGAGGCCGCCGAGCGGCTGCGCGCCAGCGAACGCGAACAGCGCGAGACGGCCGTCACCCTTCAGCATTCACTCCTGCCCCAGGAACTGGAGGAGCCCGACGACCTGCGCATCGCGGCCACCTACCAGCCCGGCGGCACGGAGGCCGCGGTCGGCGGCGACTGGTACGACGTGATCACCCTCGGCGGCGGCCGCACCGCGCTCGTCATCGGCGACGTCATGGGCCGCGGGGTCCGCGCGGCTGCGGTCATGGGCCAGCTTCGTACGGCCGTACGCGCGTACGCCCGCCTCGACCTGCCCCCGCACGAGGTCCTCCAGCTCCTCGACGGCCTCGCCACCGAGATCGACGCCAACCAGATCGCCACCTGCGCGTATGCCGTCCACGACCCCAACGAGGGACGCCTCGTGTACGCCTCCGCAGGCCATCTGCCGATCCTGGTCCGCGACGAGAGCGGCACCGTGATCCGCGCCGACGAACCCACCGGGCCCCCGCTCGGCACCGGCGGCTGGATCCACGCCTCGGGCTCCGTCCCGCTCGGCCCCGGCTCCACCGCGGTCCTCTACACCGACGGCCTCGTCGAGCGGCGCGACGCCGACCTCGACGAGGGCATCGCGGCCCTGGCAACCGCCCTCTCCGGAGCCACCGGCACCCCTCAGGTCGTCTGCGACCGCCTCGTCCGCTCGGCGGGCGTCACCGCGGACCACGACGACGACGTGGCCGTCCTGGTCCTCCAGCACCCCGCCCGCACCGGCCCCGACGGCGAGCTCTTCCGCAACGCCGCCCTGGAACTCCTCGGCGGCGTAGAAGCGGCGCCACGCGCGCGTGCCTTCGCCTCCGGCGTCCTCACGAGCTGGCGCTTCCCCACAGAACTGCACGACCTCGGCGTCCTGGCGGCCAGCGAACTCGTCGCCAACTCCCTCCAGCACGGCACCCCACCCATGCGCCTACGCCTGCGCCGCACCGACCGCCGCCTGATCATCGAGGTGACCGACGGCGACGACCACCTCCCCCGCCGCCGCCGCGCCGAGCCCGCCGACGAGGCCGGGCGCGGTATCGCGATCGTGGCGACCATCGCCTCCAACTGGGGGTCACGGCGCACCCCGGGCGGAGGCAAGGCGGTCTGGTGCGAGTTCGCTCTGCCGCGGGGGGAAGGCTGA
- a CDS encoding TetR/AcrR family transcriptional regulator, translating into MHIQDSHWSTASAITSGGVVGAAASNGRDPGDGSRTTPLRVDAQRNLEHVLRAAREVFGELGYGAPMEDVARRARVGVGTVYRRFPSKDVLVRRIAEEETSRLTDQARSALGQEDEPWSALSRFLRTSVASGAGRLLPPQILRVGVADERADGAVVDEARVPQQRTQPTPELRLVEQRSAPEAESVAPDGDEVDAGAAALLEVVGQLVERAREAGELRADVTVADVLLVIATAAPSLPDAAQQAAASARLLDILLEGLRSRP; encoded by the coding sequence ATGCACATTCAGGACTCTCATTGGTCGACCGCATCTGCCATCACATCCGGTGGCGTGGTCGGCGCAGCGGCGAGCAACGGGCGCGATCCGGGAGACGGATCGCGTACGACGCCGCTGCGCGTGGACGCACAGCGCAATCTTGAGCATGTACTGCGCGCGGCACGCGAGGTCTTCGGCGAGCTGGGATACGGCGCGCCGATGGAGGACGTGGCGCGGCGGGCGCGGGTCGGTGTCGGCACGGTGTACCGGCGCTTCCCGAGCAAGGACGTCCTGGTCCGGCGGATAGCCGAGGAGGAGACCTCCCGGCTGACCGACCAGGCCCGGTCCGCCCTCGGTCAGGAGGACGAGCCGTGGTCGGCGCTGTCGCGCTTCCTGCGGACGTCCGTCGCCTCGGGCGCGGGACGGCTGCTGCCGCCGCAGATCCTGCGGGTCGGTGTCGCCGACGAGCGGGCCGACGGAGCCGTGGTGGACGAGGCGCGGGTGCCGCAGCAGCGGACCCAGCCGACTCCCGAACTGCGACTGGTGGAGCAGCGTTCGGCCCCCGAGGCCGAGTCGGTCGCTCCCGACGGCGACGAGGTCGACGCCGGTGCGGCCGCGCTGCTCGAGGTCGTCGGGCAACTCGTGGAGCGGGCGCGCGAGGCCGGCGAGCTGCGGGCGGACGTGACCGTGGCGGACGTTCTGCTGGTGATCGCCACGGCGGCGCCCTCGCTGCCGGACGCGGCGCAGCAGGCGGCGGCCTCGGCGCGACTGCTGGACATCCTGCTGGAGGGACTCCGGTCGCGGCCGTAG
- a CDS encoding NAD(P)/FAD-dependent oxidoreductase yields the protein MVKEPVRILIVGGGYVGLYTALRLQRKLKPELKRGDVEIVVVSPDPYMTYQPFLPEAAAGSISPRHVVVPLRRVLDDCQVVIGEAQSIDHAKRTVTLTTLATEEEGGTEQLSYDELVLAPGSISRTLPIPGLAEYAIGFKTVEEAIGLRNHVIEQMDIASSTRDPAIRDAALTFVFVGGGYAGVEALAELEDMARYTARYYHNVKADDMKWILVEASNRILPEVGEEMGKYTVTQLRQRNIDVRLETRLDSCADRIAVLSDGSRFPTRTVVWTAGVKPHPVLAASDLPLNERGRLKCTAQLTIDGATHAWGAGDAAAVPDVTAAEPGKETAPNAQHAVRQAKVLGDNIAASLRGQPLQEYAHKYVGSVASLGLHKGVAHVYGRKLKGYPAWFMHRVYHLSRVPTFNRKARVLAEWTLSGLFKREIVSLGSLEHPRAEFELAAGGKPPQDPKGSS from the coding sequence ATGGTGAAGGAACCTGTGCGCATTCTCATCGTCGGCGGCGGCTACGTGGGGCTGTACACCGCTCTGCGTCTGCAGCGGAAGCTGAAGCCCGAACTCAAGCGGGGCGACGTGGAGATCGTGGTGGTCTCGCCCGACCCCTATATGACGTATCAGCCCTTCCTTCCCGAAGCCGCGGCCGGATCCATCTCCCCGCGCCACGTCGTCGTCCCGCTGCGCCGGGTCCTCGACGACTGCCAGGTCGTGATCGGCGAGGCACAGTCCATCGACCACGCCAAGCGAACCGTCACCCTCACCACGCTCGCCACCGAGGAAGAGGGGGGCACCGAACAGCTGTCGTACGACGAACTCGTCCTCGCCCCCGGCTCGATCTCACGCACGCTCCCGATCCCGGGCCTCGCCGAGTACGCCATCGGATTCAAGACCGTCGAAGAGGCCATCGGCCTGCGCAACCACGTCATCGAGCAGATGGACATCGCCTCCTCCACCCGCGACCCCGCGATCCGCGACGCGGCCCTGACCTTCGTCTTCGTAGGCGGCGGTTACGCCGGAGTGGAGGCGCTCGCCGAGCTGGAGGACATGGCCCGCTACACCGCGCGCTACTACCACAACGTCAAGGCCGACGACATGAAGTGGATCCTCGTCGAGGCCTCGAACCGGATCCTCCCCGAGGTCGGCGAGGAGATGGGCAAGTACACCGTCACCCAGCTGCGCCAACGCAACATCGACGTACGCCTGGAGACCCGCCTCGACTCCTGCGCCGACCGGATCGCCGTCCTGAGCGACGGCTCCCGCTTCCCGACGCGCACCGTCGTGTGGACCGCCGGAGTGAAACCGCACCCCGTCCTCGCCGCCTCCGACCTCCCGCTGAACGAACGCGGCCGCCTCAAGTGCACCGCCCAGCTGACGATCGACGGCGCCACGCACGCGTGGGGGGCGGGAGACGCCGCCGCCGTCCCCGACGTCACCGCCGCGGAACCCGGCAAGGAGACCGCGCCCAACGCCCAGCACGCCGTACGCCAGGCCAAGGTCCTCGGCGACAACATCGCCGCCTCACTGCGCGGACAGCCCCTCCAGGAGTACGCGCACAAATACGTCGGCTCGGTCGCGTCCCTCGGGCTGCACAAGGGTGTCGCACACGTCTACGGGCGCAAGCTGAAGGGTTATCCTGCCTGGTTCATGCACCGCGTCTACCACCTGAGCAGGGTGCCGACCTTCAACCGCAAGGCCCGTGTCCTCGCCGAATGGACCTTGTCGGGGCTCTTCAAGAGGGAGATCGTGTCCCTGGGATCGCTCGAACACCCCCGAGCGGAGTTCGAACTCGCGGCCGGTGGAAAGCCTCCTCAGGACCCGAAGGGGTCGTCCTGA
- a CDS encoding MFS transporter, with product MGAAMRRIHVGNALGAFGLGFTVPFLYVYVAQVRGLGSMTAGVVLAVFAVAALVVLPFAGRAIVRRGPLPVLLTALITAAVGALSLGLANSAATVVLSAAALGAGQAVMQPALATMIVDSSTAETRSRAFAMQFFLQNLGLGVGGLIGGHIVDTSRASSFTLLFAIEAAMFLMLVVIMSTVRMPRAPKVEGAPQAKGGSLKSLLGNRAMVQLCVLGFVLFFACYGQFESGLSAYGVEAAGISTSALGTAMAANTAMIAVAQFAVLKFVERRKRSRVIAAVGLIWALAWVAAGYAGLGHGSQTMATAAFVSTYALFGLGEAMLSPTVAPLVADLAPTGLAGQYNSAFALVKQLALAIGPAVGGPMGASLHAPYIVTFLLFSLGITFLAVRLGRQLTPVQNQPSLAKSRVVAQGNTPAEPVPANA from the coding sequence ATGGGCGCAGCGATGCGCCGGATCCACGTGGGCAACGCACTCGGTGCGTTCGGGCTCGGCTTTACCGTCCCCTTCCTCTACGTCTATGTGGCGCAGGTGCGGGGACTCGGCTCCATGACGGCGGGCGTTGTGCTCGCCGTCTTCGCCGTGGCCGCTCTCGTCGTACTGCCGTTCGCCGGGCGGGCCATCGTCCGGCGCGGCCCGCTGCCGGTGCTGCTCACCGCCCTGATCACCGCTGCCGTAGGAGCTCTGAGCCTGGGGCTCGCGAACAGTGCGGCGACCGTCGTGCTGTCGGCGGCCGCGCTCGGTGCCGGGCAGGCCGTGATGCAGCCGGCGCTCGCCACGATGATCGTGGACTCCTCCACCGCGGAGACCCGGTCGCGGGCCTTCGCCATGCAGTTCTTCCTGCAGAACCTCGGGCTCGGCGTCGGTGGTCTGATCGGCGGCCACATCGTCGACACCTCGCGGGCGAGCTCGTTCACGCTGCTGTTCGCGATCGAGGCGGCGATGTTCCTGATGCTCGTCGTGATCATGTCGACGGTGCGGATGCCGCGTGCGCCGAAGGTCGAGGGCGCGCCGCAGGCCAAGGGCGGGAGCCTGAAGTCGTTGCTCGGCAACCGGGCCATGGTGCAGCTGTGCGTGCTGGGCTTCGTGCTGTTCTTCGCCTGCTACGGGCAGTTCGAGTCGGGGCTGTCCGCGTACGGCGTGGAGGCGGCCGGGATCTCGACGTCCGCGCTGGGTACGGCGATGGCGGCGAACACGGCGATGATCGCGGTCGCGCAGTTCGCGGTGCTGAAGTTCGTCGAGCGTCGGAAGCGGTCGCGGGTGATCGCTGCCGTGGGGCTCATCTGGGCTCTCGCGTGGGTGGCGGCCGGGTATGCGGGGCTCGGGCACGGGAGCCAGACCATGGCGACTGCCGCGTTCGTGTCGACGTACGCGCTCTTCGGTCTCGGTGAGGCGATGCTGTCGCCGACGGTGGCCCCTCTGGTCGCCGACCTGGCGCCGACGGGGCTGGCGGGTCAGTACAACTCGGCGTTCGCCCTGGTGAAGCAGCTTGCGTTGGCGATCGGGCCGGCGGTGGGTGGTCCGATGGGGGCTTCGCTGCACGCGCCGTACATCGTGACGTTCCTGTTGTTCTCGCTGGGCATCACGTTCCTTGCCGTGCGGCTGGGGCGGCAGCTCACCCCTGTCCAGAACCAGCCCTCGCTGGCGAAGAGCCGGGTGGTCGCGCAGGGGAACACCCCGGCGGAGCCGGTGCCGGCGAACGCCTGA
- a CDS encoding MarR family winged helix-turn-helix transcriptional regulator — MGDTPGVNEPTLEEQIAAYQREFRDLDPQVEKIVSALGRLNRRMNVAYGRQTATLDISNAEWEVLKALVLSGAPYRMGPSDLAKRLGLTPAAMTHRIDRMVTEGLVTRERDESNRVRVIVELTAEGREKWLEAMRLATVFEEDLLQDLSTEERGVLGEVLTRLLRRVEHAQPDAGGRLTDLD, encoded by the coding sequence ATGGGCGACACCCCCGGCGTCAATGAGCCGACACTCGAAGAACAGATCGCCGCCTACCAGCGCGAGTTCCGGGACCTCGACCCCCAGGTCGAGAAGATCGTCTCGGCCCTGGGCCGCCTCAACCGCAGGATGAACGTCGCCTACGGCCGGCAGACCGCGACGCTCGACATCAGCAACGCCGAGTGGGAGGTCCTCAAGGCCCTCGTGCTCTCCGGCGCCCCGTACCGCATGGGCCCGAGCGACCTCGCCAAGCGGCTGGGCCTCACGCCGGCCGCGATGACCCACCGCATCGACCGCATGGTCACGGAGGGGCTCGTCACCCGGGAGCGCGACGAGTCCAACCGCGTGCGCGTCATCGTGGAGCTCACCGCCGAGGGCCGGGAGAAGTGGCTGGAAGCGATGCGCCTGGCCACGGTCTTCGAGGAGGACCTGCTCCAGGACCTCTCCACGGAGGAACGCGGCGTACTGGGCGAGGTCCTGACCCGTCTTCTACGACGCGTGGAGCACGCCCAGCCGGACGCGGGCGGTCGGCTCACCGACCTCGATTAA